A portion of the Bradysia coprophila strain Holo2 unplaced genomic scaffold, BU_Bcop_v1 contig_297, whole genome shotgun sequence genome contains these proteins:
- the LOC119078915 gene encoding ATP-sensitive inward rectifier potassium channel 11-like isoform X1, which translates to MIHSHSLPDKLRDRSPSPIYDTIDTPSRSPYSRRYPGTFNQTSNNDNTQDETKVSESPLIFTFESPNGSPYTRRIPANEKKVRNDEYQMKANWSPESSIAGGFDDRDVQDIHDNIHDTSDMHDVVFPIEIHRHQSMQSLRHRRDPHYQGNRIRKAKRVIDKSGDRNIEFVNIPERGWRFFKDFVTTLIDEQWRYVITIFAFSFFACWILFAILWYLIAHAHGDLNFDPVTGERLSDGPVPCIEGCKNFAAFLLFSIETQVSIGFGNKYPNEECPEAIFLMIVQIIIGIGIEGAMVGIVYAKMIRPSNNVSVMNFSKKALICLRNSKLCLLFRVCDTRSSHVIDTKVEAFWFEERYSLEGEKLKNFQHTLKLENKGRVFLIFPMTICHVIDETSPLFDISAKDLLEKKFELIVSITGSSRATGQMTQSRTSYLPKEVMWGNRFMNVIVYNRTSNVYEVDYSKFDEVCEIDTPLCSARRLDEVYSDLKDFLHHDLSADFYNEHLNYIGDGSTTEHYESLPANDHKPSTSELSRSQSAHQWNQYTIQNSQNERSDIKQMFMELESKLSQHSLNLLNESKENNEPPPTVIATKE; encoded by the exons ATGATTCATTCCCATTCATTACCGGACAAATTGAGAGACCGTTCACCATCACCAATTTATGATACAATCGATACACCATCTCGTAGTCCGTACTCAAGAAGATACCCGGGCACATTCAACCAAACTAGTAATAATGATAATACACAAGACGAAACTAAAGTGAGTGAGTCTCCGTTGATATTTACATTCGAATCGCCAAACGGTAGTCCATACACTAGACGCATTCCAGCTAATGAGAAGAAAGTCAG AAATGACGAATATCAGATGAAAGCAAATTGGTCTCCCGAATCGTCCATTGCTGGTGGCTTCGATGACCGAGATGTTCAAGACATTCATGACAATATCCACGATACATCAGACATGCATG atGTCGTGTTTCCAATTGAAATCCACAGACATCAGAGCATGCAAAGTTTGCGACATAGGCGAGATCCTCACTATCAGGGCAATCGGATTCGAAAGGCTAAGCGAGTGATCGATAAAAGTGGTGATAGGAATATTGAGTTTGTTAATATACCGGAACGGGGATGGcgatttttcaaagattttgttacAACTTTG aTCGACGAGCAATGGAGATATGTTATAACGATATTCGCGTTCAGTTTCTTTGCGTGCTGGATCTTATTTGCAATTTTGTGGTATTTAATAGCGCACGCACACggtgatttaaattttgaccCAGTTACTGGCGAACGTTTAAGTGATGGACCGGTGCCATGTATTGAAGGATGCAAAAACTTTGCCGCCTTTTTGTTATTCAGCATTGAAActcaa GTTTCCATCGGATTCGGCAACAAATATCCAAACGAAGAATGTCCGGAGGCAATATTCCTCATGATCGTCCAGATAATCATCGGAATTGGTATTGAAGGTGCTATGGTTGGCATTGTCTACGCTAAGATGATTCGACCATCCAATAATGTGTCGGTCATGAACTTCAGCAAAAAGGCATTGATTTGCCTGAGGAACTCTAAACTTTGTTTGCTGTTCCGTGTATGTGATACGAGGAGCAGTCATGTTATTGATACGAAAGTCGAAGCATTTTGGTTCGAGGAGCGATA tTCGTTGGAGGGTGAGAAGTTGAAGAACTTCCAGCATACactgaaattagaaaataagGGGAGAGTTTTCCTAATATTTCCGATGACAATTTGTCATGTGATTGATGAGACAAGTCCTCTATTCGACATATCCGCAAAGGATCTGTTagaaaaaaa atTCGAGCTCATTGTTTCAATAACCGGCAGTTCTCGAGCGACAGGTCAGATGACACAGTCACGGACATCTTACCTGCCCAAAGAAGTTATGTGGGGCAACCGTTTCATGAATGTAATTGTCTATAATCGAACTAGCAATGTCTACGAAGTCGATTACAGTAAATTCGATGAAGTTTGTGAG ATTGACACCCCGTTGTGCAGTGCACGTCGTCTCGATGAAGTGTATAGTGACTTGAAAGACTTTCTACATCACGATTTATCGGCTGACTTTTACAACGAACATCTAAACTACATTGGCGATGGCAGTACTACCGAG CATTACGAATCATTACCGGCCAATGATCATAAGCCAAGTACGAGTGAACTTTCTCGGTCACAGAGCGCCCATCAATGGAACCAGTACACAATACAAAATAGTCAGAATGAACGCAGTGATATTAAGCAAATGTTCATGGAATTGGAATCGAAATTGAGTCAGCACAGTCTGAATTTGCTGAATGaatcgaaagaaaataatgaacCGCCACCGACAGTGATTGCAACGaaagaataa
- the LOC119078915 gene encoding ATP-sensitive inward rectifier potassium channel 11-like isoform X2: MIQSIHHLVVRTQEDTRAHSTKLVIMIIHKTKLKNDEYQMKANWSPESSIAGGFDDRDVQDIHDNIHDTSDMHDVVFPIEIHRHQSMQSLRHRRDPHYQGNRIRKAKRVIDKSGDRNIEFVNIPERGWRFFKDFVTTLIDEQWRYVITIFAFSFFACWILFAILWYLIAHAHGDLNFDPVTGERLSDGPVPCIEGCKNFAAFLLFSIETQVSIGFGNKYPNEECPEAIFLMIVQIIIGIGIEGAMVGIVYAKMIRPSNNVSVMNFSKKALICLRNSKLCLLFRVCDTRSSHVIDTKVEAFWFEERYSLEGEKLKNFQHTLKLENKGRVFLIFPMTICHVIDETSPLFDISAKDLLEKKFELIVSITGSSRATGQMTQSRTSYLPKEVMWGNRFMNVIVYNRTSNVYEVDYSKFDEVCEIDTPLCSARRLDEVYSDLKDFLHHDLSADFYNEHLNYIGDGSTTEHYESLPANDHKPSTSELSRSQSAHQWNQYTIQNSQNERSDIKQMFMELESKLSQHSLNLLNESKENNEPPPTVIATKE; the protein is encoded by the exons ATGATACAATCGATACACCATCTCGTAGTCCGTACTCAAGAAGATACCCGGGCACATTCAACCAAACTAGTAATAATGATAATACACAAGACGAAACTAAA AAATGACGAATATCAGATGAAAGCAAATTGGTCTCCCGAATCGTCCATTGCTGGTGGCTTCGATGACCGAGATGTTCAAGACATTCATGACAATATCCACGATACATCAGACATGCATG atGTCGTGTTTCCAATTGAAATCCACAGACATCAGAGCATGCAAAGTTTGCGACATAGGCGAGATCCTCACTATCAGGGCAATCGGATTCGAAAGGCTAAGCGAGTGATCGATAAAAGTGGTGATAGGAATATTGAGTTTGTTAATATACCGGAACGGGGATGGcgatttttcaaagattttgttacAACTTTG aTCGACGAGCAATGGAGATATGTTATAACGATATTCGCGTTCAGTTTCTTTGCGTGCTGGATCTTATTTGCAATTTTGTGGTATTTAATAGCGCACGCACACggtgatttaaattttgaccCAGTTACTGGCGAACGTTTAAGTGATGGACCGGTGCCATGTATTGAAGGATGCAAAAACTTTGCCGCCTTTTTGTTATTCAGCATTGAAActcaa GTTTCCATCGGATTCGGCAACAAATATCCAAACGAAGAATGTCCGGAGGCAATATTCCTCATGATCGTCCAGATAATCATCGGAATTGGTATTGAAGGTGCTATGGTTGGCATTGTCTACGCTAAGATGATTCGACCATCCAATAATGTGTCGGTCATGAACTTCAGCAAAAAGGCATTGATTTGCCTGAGGAACTCTAAACTTTGTTTGCTGTTCCGTGTATGTGATACGAGGAGCAGTCATGTTATTGATACGAAAGTCGAAGCATTTTGGTTCGAGGAGCGATA tTCGTTGGAGGGTGAGAAGTTGAAGAACTTCCAGCATACactgaaattagaaaataagGGGAGAGTTTTCCTAATATTTCCGATGACAATTTGTCATGTGATTGATGAGACAAGTCCTCTATTCGACATATCCGCAAAGGATCTGTTagaaaaaaa atTCGAGCTCATTGTTTCAATAACCGGCAGTTCTCGAGCGACAGGTCAGATGACACAGTCACGGACATCTTACCTGCCCAAAGAAGTTATGTGGGGCAACCGTTTCATGAATGTAATTGTCTATAATCGAACTAGCAATGTCTACGAAGTCGATTACAGTAAATTCGATGAAGTTTGTGAG ATTGACACCCCGTTGTGCAGTGCACGTCGTCTCGATGAAGTGTATAGTGACTTGAAAGACTTTCTACATCACGATTTATCGGCTGACTTTTACAACGAACATCTAAACTACATTGGCGATGGCAGTACTACCGAG CATTACGAATCATTACCGGCCAATGATCATAAGCCAAGTACGAGTGAACTTTCTCGGTCACAGAGCGCCCATCAATGGAACCAGTACACAATACAAAATAGTCAGAATGAACGCAGTGATATTAAGCAAATGTTCATGGAATTGGAATCGAAATTGAGTCAGCACAGTCTGAATTTGCTGAATGaatcgaaagaaaataatgaacCGCCACCGACAGTGATTGCAACGaaagaataa